The Molothrus ater isolate BHLD 08-10-18 breed brown headed cowbird chromosome 9, BPBGC_Mater_1.1, whole genome shotgun sequence genome includes a region encoding these proteins:
- the ANGPTL3 gene encoding angiopoietin-related protein 3, translating into MKIIPVLLFLAPLALPAGADKDFFSVGPAASPETKSRFAMLDDVRILANGLLQLGHGLKDFVHKTKGQMNDIFQKLYIFDRSFYELSLQTSEIKEEEEQLRQTTARLQINNEEIKNLSQEMNLKIEDLIQNKIQLQEQVWGLEDKVTKLAIFQPSVQETKEISSLKAFVEQQDNDIKQLLRIVEDQHVQLDRQHNQIMELEDKLNHIELLELLENSFLGEQQEAEPIPSAVHRPTAGTYRADGAAADCTALYHTGVQASGVYTIQPNGSEAFNVYCEMKFGTSWTVIQKRVDGSLDFNQTWDAYTNGFGDLNEEFWLGLKKIYSITQQGNYLLRIELQDWKGNRRHIEYSFSLGGPSTNFTLQLSRMSGSIPNALPEHARLRFSTADHATAGGSSCPQSHPGGWWHNECEETNLNGNYVTPRSRGRLDRGKGLYWKPKKGRYYLLKSTKIMIHPTDLKSFD; encoded by the exons ATGAAGATCATTCCAGTTTTACTATTCCTGGCCCCcctggctctcccagctggagctgacaaGGATTTTTTCTCCGTGGGTCCCGCCGCATCTCCCGAAACGAAATCGAGATTTGCGATGTTGGACGACGTCCGAATCTTGGCCAATGGGCTCCTCCAGCTGGGCCACGGCCTCAAAGACTTTGTCCACAAGACCAAGGGGCAGATGAACGACATCTTTCAGAAACTCTACATTTTTGACAGGTCCTTTTACGAGCTCTCCCTGCAAACCAGCGAAatcaaggaggaagaagaacagcTCCGGCAAACCACGGCCAGGCTGCAAATCAACAATGAGGAGATAAAGAACCTCTCACAGGAGATGAACCTGAAGATTGAAGACCTCAtccaaaacaaaatccagctgcaggagcaagTGTGGGGACTGGAGGACAAGGTCACCAAACTGGCCATTTTCCAGCCTTCGGTGCAAGAGacaaaagaaatttcttcactCAAA gcttttgtggagcagcaggacaaCGACATcaagcagctcctgaggatCGTGGAGGACCAGCACGTGCAGCTGGACAGGCAGCACAACCAGATCATGGAGCTGGAAGATAAG CTAAACCACATcgagctcctggagctgctggagaattccttcctgggggagcagcaggaggcagagcccaTCCCCTCTGCTGTGCACAGGCCCACGGCTGGGACATACAGAGCTGATG gtgctgctgctgactgcACTGCTCTCTACCACACTGGGGTGCAGGCCAGTGGGGTCTACACTATTCAGCCCAATGGCTCAGAAGCTTTCAATGTCTACTGTGAAATGAAATTTG GCACATCGTGGACTGTAATCCAGAAGAGAGTGGACGGATCGCTGGACTTCAACCAAACTTGGGATGCCTACACAAATGGTTTTGGTGACCTCAATG AGGAATTCTGGCTGGGTCTGAAGAAGATCTACTCCATCACCCAGCAGGGGAATTACCTGCTGCGGATCGAGCTGCAGGACTGGAAAGGGAACAGGAGGCACATCGAGTACAGCTTCAGCCTGGGGGGCCCCAGCACCAACTTCACCCTGCAGCTGTCCAGGATGTCGGGCAGCATTCCCAACGCGCTGCCGGAGCACGCCCGGCTCCGCTTCTCCACCGCCGACCACGCCACGGCCGGGggctccagctgcccccagagccacccag GAGGCTGGTGGCACAATGAGTGTGAGGAAACCAACCTGAACGGGAACTACGTCACACCACGGTCCAGGGGAAGGCTGGACAGAGGAAAAGGCCTCTACTGGAAGCCTAAGAAAGGAAGATACTACCTGCTCAAGTCAACCAAAATAATGATCCACCCAACAGACTTAAAAAGCTTTGACTGA